One Spiribacter halobius DNA segment encodes these proteins:
- a CDS encoding TatD family hydrolase: MLVDSHCHFHLLEDTPGPEAALEAAVNAGVSYFLNVAVDVEHRDDLVAFAERHPRVFTSVGVHPSGRGEDPAPERIAALAEHPRVIAVGETGLDYVTDRGELGWQRDRFRRHVEAARLCGRPIIVHSRGAPEDTVAILRETAAGDVGGVIHCFVEDYATARALLDLGFHLSLSGILTFRNADALRETARRLPPDRLLIETDCPYLAPVPHRGQENRPAWVGRVAECLAEIQGRDAEAVAWQTAGNFFDCFSRAPRPDGL, from the coding sequence GTGCTGGTCGACTCGCACTGTCACTTTCACCTGCTGGAGGACACCCCCGGCCCGGAGGCCGCCCTCGAGGCCGCCGTGAACGCCGGCGTGTCGTACTTCCTGAACGTCGCCGTCGACGTCGAGCACCGGGACGATCTGGTGGCCTTCGCCGAGCGGCACCCGCGGGTGTTCACCTCCGTGGGCGTGCATCCGAGTGGCCGCGGCGAGGATCCGGCGCCGGAGCGTATCGCCGCGCTGGCCGAGCACCCGCGGGTGATCGCCGTCGGCGAGACCGGGCTCGACTACGTCACCGACCGGGGCGAGCTCGGCTGGCAGCGGGACCGCTTTCGGCGTCACGTCGAGGCGGCGCGCCTCTGCGGCCGGCCCATCATCGTGCACAGCCGTGGCGCGCCGGAGGACACGGTGGCCATATTGCGGGAGACGGCGGCAGGGGACGTCGGCGGCGTCATCCACTGTTTCGTGGAGGACTACGCCACCGCGCGGGCGCTGCTCGACCTCGGATTCCATCTCTCGCTCTCCGGGATCCTGACTTTCCGCAATGCCGACGCCCTGCGCGAGACTGCGCGCCGACTGCCGCCGGACCGGCTGCTGATCGAGACGGACTGCCCCTATCTCGCCCCCGTGCCGCACCGCGGGCAGGAGAACCGCCCGGCGTGGGTCGGGCGAGTCGCGGAGTGCCTGGCGGAGATCCAGGGCCGGGATGCGGAGGCCGTCGCCTGGCAGACCGCCGGGAATTTCTTCGACTGCTTCAGCCGCGCGCCGCGGCCGGACGGTCTTTGA
- a CDS encoding class I SAM-dependent methyltransferase has product MANNPDPWVSRFLPLIPPGGRILDLACGSGRHGRAGLAAGHPVTLVDRSLEAVDDLADRAELIAADLEAQPWPLGERRFAAVIVVNYLWRPLLPAIRAAVAPHGLLIYSTFGRGQERLGRPRNPDFLLRPGELLAEVAVGFRVLGYELLGPEAGGDSIRQSICARRLPADVAT; this is encoded by the coding sequence ATGGCGAACAACCCCGACCCCTGGGTAAGCCGATTCCTGCCGCTGATTCCGCCAGGCGGCCGGATCCTCGACCTCGCCTGCGGCAGTGGTCGTCACGGGCGGGCCGGTCTCGCCGCCGGGCACCCGGTGACGCTGGTGGATCGAAGCCTCGAAGCGGTGGATGATCTGGCCGACCGCGCCGAGCTGATCGCCGCGGACCTGGAGGCACAGCCCTGGCCCCTGGGCGAGCGCCGCTTTGCAGCCGTGATCGTCGTGAACTACTTATGGCGCCCGCTGCTGCCGGCGATCCGGGCGGCCGTCGCCCCGCACGGACTGCTCATCTACAGCACCTTCGGGCGCGGCCAGGAGCGGCTCGGCCGGCCCCGCAATCCCGATTTCCTGCTCCGGCCGGGCGAGCTGCTCGCCGAAGTGGCCGTGGGCTTTCGCGTCCTCGGCTACGAGCTCCTCGGGCCCGAGGCCGGTGGCGACAGCATTCGCCAGTCGATCTGCGCCCGGCGCCTGCCGGCGGACGTGGCCACGTGA
- a CDS encoding class I SAM-dependent methyltransferase — MAFYEDRILPHLLHLACGNRVVEQQRAKVVPQASGRVLEVGMGSGLNLPYYDPGRVELVWGLEPSEGMRRKARANAARVPFELRWLELPGEEIPLEDDSADTVVITYTLCTIPDWQRALGQMRRVLKPGGQLLFCEHGSAPDAGVRRWQERINPVWRRLAGGCNLNRAIPQLITDTGFAIDRMDSGYLPKTPRFAGFNYWGAAYPR; from the coding sequence ATGGCTTTCTACGAAGACCGCATCCTGCCGCACCTGCTCCACCTCGCCTGCGGCAACCGGGTGGTGGAGCAGCAGCGGGCGAAGGTGGTGCCGCAGGCGTCGGGCCGGGTACTGGAGGTCGGCATGGGCTCGGGGCTCAACCTGCCCTACTACGATCCGGGCCGGGTGGAGCTGGTGTGGGGGCTCGAGCCGTCGGAGGGGATGCGCCGCAAGGCGCGGGCGAATGCGGCCCGCGTCCCCTTCGAGCTGCGGTGGCTGGAGCTGCCCGGCGAGGAGATCCCGCTGGAGGATGACAGCGCCGACACGGTAGTCATCACCTATACGCTGTGCACGATCCCGGACTGGCAGCGGGCGCTCGGGCAGATGCGGCGGGTACTGAAGCCCGGCGGCCAGCTGCTTTTCTGCGAGCACGGCAGCGCGCCGGATGCGGGCGTGCGCCGCTGGCAGGAGCGCATCAATCCCGTCTGGCGCAGGCTCGCCGGCGGCTGCAACCTCAATCGCGCCATCCCGCAGCTCATCACGGACACGGGCTTCGCCATCGACCGCATGGACTCCGGCTACCTGCCGAAGACCCCGCGGTTCGCCGGCTTCAACTACTGGGGTGCGGCATACCCGCGCTGA
- the tmk gene encoding dTMP kinase, protein MSRGRFITVEGLEGAGKTTALAGIRAWIEARGAPVRQTREPGGTPLGEAIRELLLGHRQEGMSARAETLLVFAARAEHLEQVIRPALAAGEWVLCDRFTDATYAYQGGGRGLGSEAVRVLEDWTQGTLRPHLTLFLDVPVATGRARAAGRSEPDRFEIEREAFFERARAAYLERCTAEPARMRRIDASAEPEVVQRHIEAVLSEVFGNDG, encoded by the coding sequence ATGAGCCGGGGGCGCTTCATCACCGTGGAAGGGCTGGAAGGGGCCGGCAAGACCACCGCGCTGGCGGGAATCCGGGCCTGGATCGAGGCGCGCGGCGCGCCCGTGCGGCAGACCCGTGAGCCCGGCGGCACGCCGCTTGGGGAGGCCATTCGGGAGCTGCTGCTCGGCCATCGACAGGAGGGCATGAGCGCTCGCGCCGAGACGCTGCTGGTGTTCGCCGCCCGCGCCGAGCACCTGGAGCAGGTGATCCGCCCGGCACTGGCGGCGGGCGAGTGGGTGCTCTGCGACCGCTTCACCGACGCCACCTATGCCTACCAGGGCGGCGGTCGCGGGCTCGGCAGCGAAGCGGTGCGGGTTCTCGAGGACTGGACACAGGGTACGCTGCGCCCGCATCTCACGCTGTTCCTGGACGTGCCGGTTGCCACCGGCCGCGCACGCGCGGCCGGGCGCAGTGAGCCGGACCGCTTCGAGATCGAGCGCGAGGCGTTCTTCGAACGGGCACGGGCGGCGTATCTCGAACGCTGCACCGCCGAGCCGGCGAGGATGCGGCGCATCGACGCCAGCGCCGAGCCGGAGGTGGTGCAACGGCACATCGAGGCCGTGCTGAGCGAGGTCTTCGGCAATGACGGCTGA
- a CDS encoding aminotransferase class V-fold PLP-dependent enzyme codes for MPHPEIPLDPDLIYLNHAGVGPWTRAAGEAVRRFAEVNVARGAAEYPEWLAVERRLRERLARLIGAGSADDIALVKNTSEGLSLVAQGLDWRPGDNVVINDQEFPSNRMPWEALAASHGVEVREVRLDAAQSPEDALIAAMDARTRVLPVSAVQYATGLRLDLERLGQACADRGALFCVDAIQHLGALPFDAAAVGADFVVADGHKWMLGPEGLGVLYVHPDRREQLRLLQHGWHMAEAAGDYDRRDWTPASTARRFEPGSPNLLAAHALEASLGVLEGQGMAAVGAAVQENVEHLLARLDAEPALSAITPSARERRAGIVTFRVAGADGPALWRALRAEGVIAASRKGGIRFSPHFHNSPQDIDRAVDRVLALKDRPAAARG; via the coding sequence ATGCCTCACCCCGAGATCCCCCTCGACCCCGACCTCATCTACCTCAACCACGCCGGCGTCGGGCCGTGGACACGGGCGGCCGGGGAGGCAGTGCGGCGGTTTGCGGAGGTCAACGTTGCCCGCGGGGCCGCCGAGTATCCCGAGTGGCTGGCCGTGGAGCGCCGGCTGCGGGAGCGGCTGGCACGGCTGATCGGGGCCGGTTCGGCGGATGACATCGCCCTGGTCAAGAATACCTCCGAGGGGCTGTCGCTGGTGGCGCAGGGGCTGGACTGGCGGCCGGGGGACAACGTGGTCATCAACGATCAGGAATTCCCCTCCAACCGCATGCCCTGGGAGGCGCTCGCGGCGAGCCACGGTGTCGAGGTGCGGGAGGTGCGGCTGGACGCCGCGCAGTCCCCCGAGGACGCCCTGATCGCCGCCATGGACGCGCGGACCCGGGTGCTGCCGGTGAGCGCCGTGCAGTACGCGACCGGGCTGCGGCTCGACCTGGAGCGTCTCGGTCAGGCCTGCGCGGACCGTGGCGCCCTCTTCTGCGTCGATGCGATCCAGCATCTGGGCGCCCTGCCCTTCGACGCCGCCGCCGTGGGCGCGGACTTCGTCGTCGCCGACGGCCACAAGTGGATGCTGGGTCCGGAGGGGCTGGGGGTGCTCTACGTGCATCCGGACCGGCGCGAGCAGCTGCGGCTGCTGCAGCATGGCTGGCACATGGCAGAGGCCGCCGGCGACTACGACCGGCGCGACTGGACGCCCGCGAGCACGGCGCGCCGGTTCGAGCCCGGCAGCCCCAACCTGCTCGCCGCACACGCCCTGGAGGCGAGCCTCGGCGTGCTCGAGGGCCAGGGCATGGCGGCCGTGGGCGCGGCGGTGCAGGAGAACGTCGAGCACCTGCTCGCCCGGCTGGACGCCGAGCCCGCGCTCTCGGCGATCACGCCCAGCGCCCGGGAGCGACGCGCCGGCATCGTCACCTTCCGCGTCGCCGGCGCCGACGGGCCCGCGCTCTGGCGGGCCCTGCGCGCGGAAGGCGTGATCGCGGCGAGCCGCAAGGGCGGGATACGGTTCTCACCGCACTTTCACAACTCGCCCCAGGATATTGATCGGGCAGTGGATAGGGTGCTGGCGCTCAAAGACCGTCCGGCCGCGGCGCGCGGCTGA
- a CDS encoding TraB/GumN family protein, whose translation MSEATPEQLIRRVAVGETTFTLLGTAHVSSASVADVEREVGSGRYDAVAVELCDSRYRTLTQPDSLERMDLFQILREGKAGMVAASLALGAYQQRLAEQFGIRPGAEMEAAARGARQSGYPVWLIDREIGTTLKRVYRRVPWWQRAALLSGLLASTLSRERIEAEDIERLKQGDMLESTFAEFAERSAVLYDSLIAERDRYMAARLLEEARSGAREVLAVVGAGHLAGIAAALEQGIEDPVGVQRELDRVPPGARWPRVIPWVVVAVILGGFAIGFSRSTELGLQLVLDWVLINGGLCALGALLAAAHPLTVITSFLAAPLTSLNPTIGAGFVAAGAELALRRPQVRDFRRLRTDVTRARGWWHNRVSRTLLVFLFTTIGSAAGTYLAGFRILGQLV comes from the coding sequence ATGAGCGAGGCCACTCCGGAGCAGCTGATCCGCCGCGTCGCCGTCGGCGAGACCACCTTCACCCTGCTCGGCACCGCCCACGTCTCCAGCGCGAGCGTCGCCGACGTCGAGCGCGAGGTGGGCTCGGGGCGCTACGACGCCGTGGCCGTCGAGCTCTGCGACAGCCGGTACCGCACCCTCACCCAGCCGGACAGTCTGGAGCGCATGGATCTCTTCCAGATACTGCGTGAAGGCAAGGCCGGGATGGTCGCGGCTAGCCTCGCCCTCGGCGCCTACCAGCAGCGCCTCGCCGAGCAGTTCGGCATCCGCCCGGGCGCGGAGATGGAGGCGGCGGCACGGGGGGCGCGCCAGTCCGGCTATCCGGTGTGGCTGATCGACCGCGAGATCGGCACCACGCTGAAGCGCGTGTACCGTCGGGTGCCGTGGTGGCAGCGCGCCGCGCTGCTCTCGGGGCTGCTCGCGAGCACGCTGTCCCGCGAGCGCATCGAGGCGGAGGACATCGAGCGACTCAAGCAGGGCGACATGCTCGAGTCCACCTTCGCCGAGTTCGCCGAGCGCTCGGCGGTGCTCTACGACAGCCTCATCGCGGAGCGGGACCGCTACATGGCGGCGCGCCTGCTCGAGGAGGCGCGCTCCGGGGCCCGGGAGGTGCTCGCCGTGGTCGGCGCCGGTCATCTGGCCGGGATCGCCGCGGCGCTGGAACAGGGCATCGAGGACCCGGTCGGCGTCCAGCGGGAGCTCGACCGCGTGCCGCCCGGGGCGCGCTGGCCGCGCGTCATCCCCTGGGTCGTGGTGGCGGTAATCCTCGGGGGCTTCGCCATCGGCTTCAGCCGCAGCACGGAGCTCGGCCTGCAGCTGGTGCTCGACTGGGTGCTGATCAACGGCGGGCTGTGCGCCCTCGGCGCCCTGCTCGCGGCGGCCCATCCACTGACGGTAATTACCTCGTTCCTCGCCGCCCCGCTGACCTCACTCAACCCCACCATCGGCGCGGGCTTCGTCGCCGCCGGCGCCGAGCTGGCGCTGCGTCGCCCTCAGGTCCGCGACTTCCGCCGCCTGCGCACCGACGTCACCCGCGCCCGCGGCTGGTGGCACAACCGTGTCTCGCGCACCCTGCTGGTGTTCCTGTTCACCACCATCGGCTCGGCGGCGGGGACGTACCTGGCGGGATTCAGGATTCTGGGGCAGCTTGTTTGA
- the holB gene encoding DNA polymerase III subunit delta', which translates to MTAEAPAPLPWQEAAWQRFTRALAQDRLAHALLLAGPAGTGKGQLARAMLARLLCTAPTGDQACGACHGCRLRGGGAHPDCRLVLPEAEGSGALRIEAIRGLGEFLRLSSQYGGWRVALIEPAEAMTHGAANSLLKLLEEPPPGVVLLLVSHRPARLPPTVRSRCQLLRLGLPTPAVAEAWLAREHPEAVPLLAETGGAPLAAVRLAEAGGGERLEALARALAELQCDRRSAVATAAEWEAVGPAETAALMQRVLARSARLRALGREADRSSASPALQALAQSLDWSELFERLDGALELARAASQPLNALMALEGLFLAWSPAARGPAGEARSLRGG; encoded by the coding sequence ATGACGGCTGAGGCCCCGGCTCCGCTGCCCTGGCAGGAGGCGGCCTGGCAACGCTTCACGCGGGCCCTGGCGCAGGACCGGCTCGCCCATGCCCTGCTGCTGGCGGGGCCGGCCGGCACTGGCAAGGGTCAACTGGCGCGGGCGATGCTGGCGCGGCTGCTGTGCACCGCCCCCACGGGAGACCAGGCCTGTGGCGCCTGCCACGGTTGCCGACTGCGTGGCGGTGGGGCCCACCCGGACTGCCGCCTGGTGCTGCCGGAGGCCGAGGGCAGCGGCGCCCTGCGCATCGAGGCGATCCGCGGGCTTGGAGAGTTCCTGCGGCTCTCCAGCCAGTATGGCGGCTGGCGGGTGGCACTGATCGAGCCGGCCGAGGCGATGACCCACGGGGCGGCCAACAGCCTGCTGAAGCTCCTCGAGGAGCCGCCGCCGGGCGTGGTGCTGCTCCTGGTCTCGCATCGCCCGGCGCGGTTGCCGCCGACGGTGCGCAGCCGCTGCCAGCTCCTGCGTCTCGGGCTGCCGACACCGGCGGTGGCCGAAGCGTGGCTGGCGCGCGAGCACCCGGAGGCCGTTCCGCTGCTGGCCGAGACCGGCGGCGCCCCGCTGGCCGCCGTGCGCCTGGCGGAGGCAGGCGGCGGCGAGCGGCTGGAGGCCCTGGCGCGGGCGCTGGCGGAGCTTCAGTGCGATCGGCGCAGCGCCGTGGCCACGGCGGCGGAATGGGAGGCGGTGGGGCCGGCGGAGACGGCCGCGCTCATGCAGCGCGTGCTGGCGCGCAGCGCGCGCCTGCGGGCGCTGGGACGTGAAGCGGACCGCAGTTCCGCGTCGCCGGCCTTGCAGGCGCTGGCGCAGTCCCTAGACTGGAGCGAGCTTTTCGAGCGCCTGGACGGGGCACTGGAACTCGCCCGGGCTGCCAGCCAGCCGCTCAACGCGCTGATGGCGCTCGAAGGCCTGTTCCTCGCCTGGTCGCCCGCCGCTCGCGGGCCGGCCGGGGAGGCCCGGTCACTGCGCGGGGGATGA
- a CDS encoding sensor domain-containing phosphodiesterase: MVDPHGSRPPDPEAARLDALARFGLMDSVPDGTADRVVALAASIAGTPMALVSLVDAERQWFKAAHGVSIRETPRRHSFCAHALDGQDLLEIPDALEDDRFRDNPLVTGDPHVRFYAGAPLMTRESHVLGTLCVLDHTPRRLTQGQRAALRLLAELVMEHFEYAVVADDVAREHRRLEEIVTGTNAATWEWHVPSGELRINRRWATMLGEEPEALAEPSIDTWRARVHPEDLPAAEAALSRHFAGTTDFFDCRLRMCHRNGGWVWVHTRGRLWSRRADDNAPVWMSGTHLDVTAEKEAEEALRLYASVFLASPDGIMITTPDHRILDVNPAYTRATGYERDEVIGTESELWTDPDNAPIVRALARDGQWRGERWARRRSGAIYPEQLAINRVADERGALSHYIAVFSDISHLKEYERRIRHLGLYDALTELPNRHLFASSLREAMVQARQRGQGLGVAILDIDHLQQFNSTQGKAAGDAVLREMATNLEQALGPGDLLARVGGDEFAVMLGGVADHGALVARLDVLHRAIGAPLDAAGGTARFTASAGATLFPLDEGDAEQLLRHASQAMYRAKQSGRDCTIVFDTDSAREVELRQRGLWRLREALAADEFTLHYQPRVDLVSGEVLGVEALLRWQHPDQGLQAPGEFLPLLEGAPLEHAVGAWVLRTAIAEGARHGLPVSVNVSARQLLAPDFSTDLVALLGTQPGFPATALELEILEAEAVYDWQAAQPVFAELRAHGVRFALDDFGTGYSSLVHLRHMPVEVLKIDVGFVRRMLESSEDAAIVESVVRLARSFELETVAEGVETPTHGERLVALGCRVGQGFGIARPMPSEELGPWLEGRPLRRMPAPAPPARDDDRSRPEQP, from the coding sequence ATGGTCGACCCGCACGGTTCCAGGCCGCCGGACCCCGAGGCGGCCCGGCTGGATGCACTCGCACGCTTCGGGCTGATGGACTCCGTCCCCGACGGCACGGCGGATCGCGTGGTCGCGCTGGCGGCGAGCATCGCCGGCACGCCCATGGCGCTGGTGTCGCTGGTGGACGCGGAGCGGCAGTGGTTCAAGGCGGCCCATGGCGTATCCATCCGCGAAACACCCCGGCGCCATTCATTCTGCGCGCATGCCCTCGACGGGCAGGATCTGCTCGAGATCCCGGACGCCCTCGAGGACGATCGGTTCCGCGACAACCCGCTGGTAACCGGCGACCCCCATGTTCGCTTCTACGCGGGCGCGCCACTGATGACGCGGGAGAGCCATGTCCTCGGCACCCTGTGCGTGCTGGACCACACCCCGCGGCGACTCACTCAGGGCCAGCGCGCCGCGCTGCGGCTGCTCGCCGAGCTGGTCATGGAGCATTTCGAGTATGCGGTGGTAGCGGATGATGTCGCGCGCGAGCACCGCCGTCTGGAGGAGATCGTCACCGGCACCAACGCGGCGACCTGGGAGTGGCACGTGCCGAGCGGCGAGCTGCGCATCAACCGTCGCTGGGCCACGATGCTCGGCGAGGAACCGGAGGCACTGGCGGAGCCGTCCATCGATACCTGGCGGGCGCGCGTGCACCCGGAGGATCTGCCCGCGGCCGAGGCCGCCCTCTCGCGCCACTTCGCGGGGACCACGGATTTCTTCGACTGCCGGTTGCGCATGTGTCATCGCAACGGCGGCTGGGTATGGGTGCATACCCGCGGGCGGCTCTGGAGCCGGCGCGCCGACGACAACGCACCCGTGTGGATGTCCGGAACGCATCTGGACGTCACCGCCGAAAAGGAAGCGGAAGAGGCATTGCGGCTCTACGCCAGCGTCTTCCTCGCGAGCCCCGACGGCATCATGATCACGACCCCGGACCATCGCATCCTGGACGTGAACCCGGCCTACACCCGCGCCACGGGGTACGAGCGCGACGAGGTCATCGGCACCGAGTCCGAGCTCTGGACCGACCCGGACAATGCCCCGATCGTCCGCGCCCTTGCGCGCGATGGCCAGTGGCGAGGCGAGCGCTGGGCCCGCCGGCGTTCGGGAGCGATCTACCCGGAGCAGCTCGCCATCAACCGCGTCGCAGACGAGCGCGGCGCCCTCTCACACTACATCGCCGTGTTCTCGGACATCAGCCATCTCAAGGAGTACGAGCGCCGAATCCGCCATCTCGGGCTGTACGATGCCCTCACCGAGCTGCCCAACCGGCACCTGTTCGCCTCCTCGCTGCGGGAGGCCATGGTCCAGGCGCGCCAGCGAGGCCAGGGCCTCGGCGTGGCGATACTCGATATCGATCATCTGCAGCAGTTCAACTCAACGCAGGGCAAGGCGGCCGGCGATGCCGTGCTCCGAGAGATGGCCACGAACCTGGAGCAGGCGCTCGGGCCTGGCGATCTCCTGGCGCGGGTGGGCGGCGACGAGTTCGCGGTGATGCTGGGCGGCGTGGCGGATCATGGCGCCCTGGTGGCGCGCCTGGACGTGCTGCACCGGGCCATCGGTGCACCGCTGGACGCGGCCGGCGGTACGGCGCGGTTCACCGCCAGTGCCGGGGCCACGCTGTTCCCGCTGGACGAGGGTGACGCCGAGCAGCTGCTGCGGCATGCCAGCCAGGCCATGTATCGGGCAAAGCAGTCGGGGCGCGACTGCACCATCGTCTTCGATACGGATTCCGCCCGGGAGGTGGAGCTGCGTCAGCGCGGGCTGTGGCGCCTGCGCGAAGCGCTGGCGGCGGACGAGTTCACGCTGCACTACCAGCCCCGGGTGGACCTGGTCAGCGGCGAGGTGCTCGGCGTCGAGGCACTGCTGCGCTGGCAGCACCCGGACCAGGGGCTGCAGGCGCCCGGCGAGTTTCTGCCGCTGCTGGAAGGGGCGCCGCTGGAGCATGCTGTCGGCGCCTGGGTGCTGCGCACGGCCATCGCCGAAGGCGCCCGACACGGCCTGCCGGTGAGCGTGAATGTCTCGGCGCGACAGCTGCTTGCGCCGGATTTCTCGACGGATCTGGTAGCTCTGCTCGGCACCCAGCCGGGATTTCCGGCAACGGCCCTGGAGCTGGAGATTCTCGAGGCCGAGGCGGTGTATGACTGGCAGGCGGCGCAGCCGGTGTTCGCGGAGCTCCGGGCGCATGGCGTGCGCTTCGCGCTGGATGATTTCGGCACCGGCTACTCGTCGCTGGTGCATCTGCGCCACATGCCGGTGGAGGTGCTGAAGATCGACGTCGGCTTCGTGCGACGCATGCTCGAGAGCAGCGAAGATGCCGCCATCGTCGAGAGCGTGGTACGGCTGGCGCGCAGCTTCGAGCTGGAAACGGTGGCCGAGGGTGTTGAGACGCCTACGCACGGCGAGCGCCTCGTCGCCCTGGGTTGCCGGGTTGGCCAGGGATTCGGCATCGCCCGCCCCATGCCGAGCGAGGAGCTCGGCCCCTGGCTGGAAGGCCGGCCCCTGCGACGAATGCCTGCACCCGCGCCGCCCGCGCGCGACGATGACCGCAGCCGCCCCGAGCAACCGTGA
- a CDS encoding PilZ domain-containing protein yields MAQTGRKGGRQGILSLAIKDKNALYAAYINYVRNGGLFVPTTNHYELGDEVFILLQLMDEAEKIPVVGKVIWITPRGAQGNRTAGIGLQFTDKDGGTARNRIETYLAGALESERPTHTM; encoded by the coding sequence ATGGCTCAAACCGGCCGCAAAGGCGGGCGCCAGGGGATCCTCTCCCTGGCCATCAAGGACAAGAACGCCCTGTATGCGGCGTATATCAACTACGTCCGCAACGGCGGTCTGTTCGTGCCCACCACCAACCACTACGAGCTCGGCGACGAGGTGTTCATCCTCCTGCAGCTGATGGACGAGGCGGAGAAGATCCCGGTGGTGGGCAAGGTGATCTGGATCACCCCGCGCGGCGCCCAGGGCAACCGCACGGCAGGCATCGGCCTGCAGTTCACGGACAAGGACGGCGGCACCGCCCGCAACCGCATCGAGACCTACCTCGCTGGCGCCCTGGAGTCGGAACGCCCCACCCACACCATGTAG
- a CDS encoding autotransporter outer membrane beta-barrel domain-containing protein gives MAEALNATCPALEERQQQEVITSGEEDLLATCSTVEGAETPAETGALLSQLAEEEVFAQGRLGTTTTREQLANVDERLTQLRGGSSGIDLTGLNVAVDGERVPPLMLASAAEGVLGVNADGEEEIGADFARWGLYLNGNITRSERDRTTRESGFDADAWGITGGADYRLTDQVVLGGSLGYSRTDTSLSSDSGGIDTEGYTASLYGTWYQAQGLYFDAIVSYGVNEYDTKRRVDTSGGPISAEGEPDGDQVAVSLDGGYDLARGPWTFGFQARAVYLEADVDGYRETPSAPGATGSGSLLEIDDQRIESFITELAVQATYAISTRVGVILPTARLGWEHQFADDERDLAARFVNDPTSTTFRIRSDSPDRDYINAGAGLSAQFAQGRSAFIFAESVLGREDVTEYSVSAGVRLEF, from the coding sequence GTGGCGGAGGCGCTGAACGCCACCTGCCCTGCCCTTGAGGAGAGGCAGCAGCAGGAGGTAATAACGTCCGGCGAGGAGGACCTTCTCGCCACCTGCAGCACCGTAGAGGGAGCGGAAACGCCCGCCGAGACGGGCGCCCTCCTCAGCCAGCTCGCCGAGGAAGAGGTCTTCGCCCAGGGCCGCCTGGGGACCACCACCACGCGGGAGCAGCTGGCCAACGTCGACGAGCGCCTGACCCAGCTGCGGGGCGGCAGCAGCGGAATCGATCTGACCGGGCTGAACGTGGCCGTCGACGGCGAGCGGGTTCCGCCGCTGATGCTGGCCAGCGCCGCCGAGGGGGTGCTTGGCGTCAATGCTGACGGCGAGGAGGAGATAGGCGCGGATTTCGCGCGCTGGGGTCTGTACCTCAACGGGAACATCACCCGTAGCGAGCGTGATCGAACGACCCGCGAGTCCGGCTTCGACGCAGACGCCTGGGGCATAACCGGCGGTGCGGACTACCGGCTGACCGACCAGGTCGTGCTCGGCGGCTCGCTCGGCTACAGCCGCACCGACACCTCGCTGAGCAGCGATTCCGGCGGCATCGATACCGAGGGCTACACCGCGTCGCTCTATGGGACGTGGTATCAGGCGCAAGGCCTCTATTTCGACGCAATCGTCTCCTACGGCGTGAACGAGTACGACACGAAACGCCGGGTGGATACCAGCGGCGGCCCGATCTCCGCCGAGGGCGAGCCGGACGGCGACCAGGTCGCGGTAAGCCTGGACGGCGGCTACGACCTGGCCCGCGGCCCGTGGACCTTCGGCTTCCAGGCGCGCGCCGTGTACCTGGAGGCCGACGTGGACGGCTACCGCGAGACGCCGTCGGCCCCGGGGGCGACCGGTTCCGGCAGCCTGCTCGAGATCGATGACCAGCGCATCGAGTCGTTTATCACCGAGCTTGCCGTGCAGGCGACCTATGCCATCTCGACGCGCGTCGGCGTGATCCTGCCGACCGCGCGCCTGGGCTGGGAACACCAGTTTGCGGACGACGAGCGCGACCTCGCCGCGCGCTTCGTGAACGATCCGACGAGCACCACGTTCCGCATCCGCTCCGATTCGCCCGACCGCGACTACATCAACGCCGGCGCCGGCCTGTCCGCGCAGTTCGCACAGGGGCGCTCGGCGTTCATCTTCGCCGAATCCGTGCTCGGAAGGGAGGACGTCACCGAGTACAGCGTGTCAGCAGGGGTCCGCCTGGAGTTCTGA